One genomic window of Canis lupus baileyi chromosome 24, mCanLup2.hap1, whole genome shotgun sequence includes the following:
- the LOC140616558 gene encoding B-cell lymphoma 3 protein homolog, whose translation MVKILVLSQCQLNLRDGENRTALVKAVQCQEEACVDILLRKGADVNTKDFKGNTALHYAAYEGNISIACKLLLNKGDIEAKNKDGLTPLLVAVNEKKEKMVAFLLEEANINAVDYTNRTALHLACAIGREDMVKLLLDRHCQLNLRDGEDRTALVKAIQCQEEACVTLLLEHGADPKVKDNKGNTALHYAAHEGIVSIAEKLLLQNANIEAKNMDGLTPVLVALNENKEQMVKFLVGKGARLISGDTVKR comes from the exons ATGGTGAAGATCCTGGTACTTTCTCAATGCCAGCTAAACCTCCGTGATGGAGAAAACAGGACAGCTCTCGTGAAG GCTGTACAATGCCAAGAAGAGGCATGTGTAGATATTCTTCTCAGAAAAGGTGCTGATGTAAATACTAAGGATTTCAAGGGCAACACCGCTCTCCATTATGCGGCCTATGAGGGAAATATCTCAATAGCATGCAAGCTGCTTTTGAATAAAGGAGATATAGAGGCCAAAAACAAG GATGGCCTCACACCGCTTCTAGTtgctgtaaatgaaaaaaaagagaaaatggtggcATTTTTATTAGaagaagcaaatataaatgcaGTTGACTACACTAAcag AACTGCTCTCCACTTGGCCTGTGCCATTGGCCGTGAAGATATGGTGAAGCTCCTGTTAGATCGGCACTGCCAGCTTAACCTCCGTGATGGCGAAGACAGGACAGCTCTCGTGAAG GCTATACAATGCCAAGAAGAGGCATGTGTAACTCTTCTCCTGGAACACGGTGCTGATCCTAAAGTGAAAGACAACAAGGGCAACACAGCTCTCCATTATGCAGCCCATGAAGGGATTGTCTCAATAGCAGAGAAGCTGCTTTTACAAAACGCAAATATAGAGGCCAAAAACATG GATGGCCTCACACCAGTTTTAGTTGctctaaatgaaaacaaagagcaaatggTGAAATTTTTAGTAGGAAAAGGAGCACGTCTAATTTCAGGGGATACGGTTAAAAGGtag